From the genome of Balaenoptera ricei isolate mBalRic1 chromosome 13, mBalRic1.hap2, whole genome shotgun sequence:
AAAGCATCTTCATCCACAGTGGGAACTCAGGCTTAGTACAAGGCCTGAACATGTTTCTCCACACTAAGGTGTAAATGGTTGACAGCAAACCTTTCCTAACAGCAAGTTCTGATGGGAGGGAGCCACAGGTGAGGGAAGGAGGTGCCCAGTGATGGAGAGAGCAAAGGCACTTGGAAGTATGACCATAAAGTTTTAATCAAACAGAGCAAAATGGCCGCGATGCAGAACAGGTAGTgcttggagaagagaaagaagatcaTCTCCTTGGTGACATAGATTATGTGTATGAAGATGAAGCAGTACAGGAACATGGCGAATTGGTTCTGGGGGAGCAGGAGGTCCTGCAGGCCTCCCGAGAACTGTGGGGGAAAGAAAAGAGTAGAAATGGCAAAACCAGGGCTTGGGTACCAGGCAGACCTGGGCTTCGATCCTGCTCTTGTCCCTTTCTGAATGTGACCTCGGGCAGGCTGTCTTCCTCACCTAAGGTGAGGGTAATCATGCCCACCTCACGAGATGATGAGGAGGAAGAGTGAGGACAAGAATGAAAATTCCAGGCAAGGTCACGGGCACAGAGGGGACTCATGAGTTTTCACTTCTTGAGCCTGGTCTTAGCCCTCCTGAATCAGGCCACCCCCTTCCTTTCTCGGTACACCCCATGCAGCCTCTGAGCCCACATGTGGGCAGTCTCTTTCCTACTCGAGATCCCCACATCTGGACGCCGGGTCTTGGGCGTGTTCTCTGGACAGTGTCCCCAGATACTCCACCTTGTTTTCTGGATGGTGGCACAATGAGAGGGGGTCCCTTGGGCACAAGTGACTGTGTCTGACTCTCTGGGCCCTAGTTCATGTCACATCAGGTCAGGCTGTGGTCCTTCAGCCCAGGGCGTGGTCTCTCCTGCAGACAGGTAGTAAGAGACAGGTGATGGGGCCTCCCTAAACTCTCAGGGttttgggtgggggggaaggcAGCTTGAGCTGTCTGGCTGATTCTGCCTGTGTGCTGCTCTTTTCCAGAATCTATATAATTAAAGTTGAACAGACCCCCATTTTAACTGTAGAAAGCATCAACATATAAGCAGAGTAAAAGCTGATATAACTATTTTGATCTATAGTTAAGAAGGCATCACCCATGGttcattctttaaaatatcttttcaacTCATGCCACATTTTTTGTAAGCAGGCATATGGCAGGAACTGTGATGCCCTAAATTCACTAGAAACATATTCATAGAGATATTTTTCAATACAATGACAATTatctacccacccacccagaAAAAGAGAGGTGGGAGGCTTAAAAATTAAGTCAACTCTCCAAGTTAATGCAGAGGaagtaaaacatttttgtaaaCTATTGTTAAAGACTGGGGTTTTGGACATACTATGGTTGAACCAACTACGTAAAATGTGAGGGTAACTAAATAAAACTGAGGGGGCAGGAAATGACTCCAGTGATGCCACCTCTAAAATGAATAGTAAGGAAGATGGAAGACCAGAGGAAGAAACCCAGTGTTCTGGTGGGACTGGAGGGCTGGACAGATCTTGTGTTTCTCTGCAGACCTGGTGTGGCTCTGGTTCCATGGACTTTCTGCCACTGTTTGTGGTCTACGTGCTAATGGCTGATATTTGTGATTTTGATAAAAAATTGTGCATTTGTGAAACCTTTTAGACTTTTCAAAACACTTTCaatggtctatttttttttaaagcagaagacAGAGAGCAGATAGGACTATACACCAAGGATTTCCATCTCCTCCAGCAAGGAGAAAGATTTTCAAGCTAAAAAGCAGGTATTTTGtgagcaagaaaaacaaaagataattgTTAAGAAGGCAGCATGTGTTCATTGAGAACAAATCATGCAAAACCAacctaattttcttaaaaaaaatggacCAGTCAATTGGGGAAATGCCATAGCGTAATATCTTAATTCTGGGAAACCATTTGACAGTGTGTCTCAGTACAGTTTTCTGGACAAGGTAGAGAAATGTGAGCTGGAGATaatgtaactcaagggtgctgaTTAATGGAACATTGCTAACCTGTAGGGAGATCTTTTAGTGGTATTTACTTTAGGTCATATCCTCCTCAACAATTATAGCAATGACTTGGATAAAGCCAGAAGGCAAGTTTCTCAGAACTGAGGATGACTCAGAGCTGGGAAGCGTAGCTAATACATTACATCCTGATAAAATTGAGAAGTGATGAACGTAAGTTGTTGCATTTGTGTCAAGAAGTGAATTGCATGAGTACACAAAAATGGTAATAGCTAACACTGAGTGCTGACCTCAACGTGCCAGGCTCACTGCAAAGTGCCTCACATGCATTCTTTCTATTAATCCTCACGAcacccctgtgaggtaggtattaccTTACAGATGAGCAGACCAAGGCCCAAAGAGgatcagtaacttgcccaacgtCACACAATTTAtatgtggtagagccaggattttaaCCCAGGACTGTCTGATTTTAAAGCCCAGACAGCGTTGCTTTAAACAATAACATCTTCCATTATTTAGTGCTTATGATGGCCCAGCCCGAGTGCTAAGCATTTCCCATCCCATTTAATCCCAAGCAGGCTTTCTTATCCCCATTTAGATTAGGGGAGAGTGGTCCATTTCTTGCCAAAAGATGTCTAAGTTTTAGTTGACAGCAAGGCAGCGTGATCCAACAGAACGCATGCAGTCCTGATCAGGGGAGCAGGGGATGATGGTTCTATCAAAATCCACTGGCCAGACTGCAGTGGGAGTTCTGGGTCTAGTCCCAGGCGTCCTATTTTAGGAGACGCAGAGAGGAGTGGAGAGTGGTGGAAATCCAGACATAGAGGAAATGTTGAAGAGTTTTCCCTGAGGAGGAAAGCCATGGACAGGCAAGTGGACGAGGCGGCTTCCGGGTCCCTCCTGGGGAGGGTTGATCCTTGAAGAGTTGGATCTCAGCTTAACATGGAAGCTGTAAAGCAGCGCGCCGGTGGGCGTAGGGCGGGGCAGAGCCGAGAAGCGGGTCAGGTGGGCTCCCCTCGCCCCTGGtttccccgcccccgccgcctccCGGTTGGGACCTGTCACCTACCAGGCGGGGCGTCgcctgctgctgcagctgctccaTCACCTCTTCGTGCTGCCGCTGCCGCTCGTTCTCCTCGTGCAGGCACTTGAGCCGCTTGAGCTCGAACTCCATGCGCACCTTCTCCAGCTCCATCTCGGCGTTTCGCTGGGGCCCTGGGGTCCCCGGGGCCGCCGCGGCTGGGGCCAGGGGCAGCTCTGCGCGCTCAGGTCCATCGCCCGCCTGGCCCTTGGTGGTGGCGGGGCCGGCCTTGGACGACAGTGACTTAGGTGGCCCCGGGCAGCCTCTGTCCTCACAAGTTTCCATCTCCTCAAGGTAGTCGTAGGACGAGTCTGGCTTGGGGGACTCTGCCTCCTGGGCCTGGGAAGGGGGAAGTGGGGGGTCGGGAGGAGTTAGCATGGGGCTGTCCACCCCCTACCCCACCAGGCTCCTGCAGCCCCAGGCACAGCGCACTGGGGTGCTTGAAAGTGGTGTGAATTGTAAACATCTAGACTGAGTTCTTCCGAGAAACTTCGACGGAGTTATCAGGACCTGAGAGTTAAGAAGAAGGAGAGGGCAAACTGACACAGAAGAATGGCGCCCTAAAGTTGcaagtgggacctttgggagggtTGAATAGAAGTCTGTCTTCCTCGTGATCTTCAGATCACTACTGGAGGTAACTTTCCCACCTCCCACTCTACTTTGAGGCCAATTAGACATCCAGTCCTCTGGGGGccacagagggaggaagaaacCCAAGGTCTGCATTGAGAGAACCTCAATATATGGGAACCAATGATAGGGTTATGGGGAAGCCTGGTCCCACCtgcaggaggaggaaagggcCCCACATGGAGAGCTAGATGGGGGAGACCAAAGCCAGCTTCAAGTGACTTCACAATCTTACGAAGGGCTACCTGGTCCCCGGTTACAGCTGGGTGCCAGTGTGGGGATAGGGTGCACGTCTCCTACTCTTCTTAGCAGTTCTCTGGGATCTAACAGCACTCAGCTCCTATCTTGTGGTGTCCCCATCATGCTCTTCCTCGCCCTGCTGGGACAGGCTGGGGCAGTGGGAAGAGGCATCCTCCTTACCAAAGAAGCCCTTGACTTCCCTTCGGACATGGGGTCATCAGGCACCATCTTGGGGAAGGTTGGGCAGCTTTCTCCTGCCCCCCGGCCTTCCATCATCTTCCCGTCCTCTGTTGCCATCCAGAAAACCACAGTACTGCCGGTTGGGGCCAAATGACATCTTTTGAGGTATTAACATTTGGCCTCACAAGATTCCACCAGATTCCACAAGATTCCGCCCGGCCACCATCACAATCCCCTGTCCTCATAATAACCCACATTCCACCAGTTGCTAAGGCCCCTTTGGCAGAGGGTGTGATACCTTTGAGGTGCCATTATTAAGAACTATAGGATGGGCCTTTGCCACCCCTAGGGACTGCTGTGAAAACTATAATTCCACCACTTGAAATTCAGAATTCCATCATTTGAAATCTGTTCTCTTGAGTTCCTCTTTTAAATGCAGCCTGTATTGAGATGAGTCACGATTAGCTCCACAAaccctgttatgggctgaattatgtgCCCTCACCCCGCACATTCATTTGTTGGAGTCCTAAACCCCAGGACCTTAGAACGTGACTCTATttagagatagggtctttacagaggtgattaagttaaaataaggtcattagggtgggtcctaatccaatatgactgatgtccttaggagaggaaatttggacacagacatgcacaggaGATGATGTGGAGatgggagaagatggccatctaaaGACCAAGGAGACAGGGCTTGTATTAGTGTTCTCCAGAAAACCAATAGGAGCCCAGCCTTATAAATTCAAATAGAACTTATAAAGaactggctcatgtgattatggaggccgAGAAGTGGCACGATCTGCTCTCTGCAAGTGGGAGACTCATGAAAGCTGGTGGCATAaattccagtctgagtctgaaggcctaaTAACCAGGACTGCTGCTGGTATAAGTCCCAGTCCAAGGCCAGGAGAAGGCCAAGATCTCAgctcagacagacagagagaatcAGTTCAGCCTTCCTCCAGCTTTTTGCTCCATTCCAGCCCTCAAAGGATGAGATGATGCCCATTCACACTGGATAGGggaatctgctttattcagtccaccaattcaaatgctaatctcttccagaagcaTCCTCACAGACATACTCAGAAATAATGTCTAACCAGATATTTGGGCATCCCAgggcctagtcaagttgacacagaaaattaatcatcataggcctggaacagatccttcccttacAGCCTTCAGatggaaccaaccctgccgacaccttgatcttggacatctagcctccagaactgtgagaaaataaacttctgttgtttaagccacccagtctatggtactttgctatggcagccctagcaaactaatacaacctCAATTATTCATTGAATGGATTCAGTGGGACCAGTAAATAGATTGGGGGCTGGGGAATATACTTTGTTGTCTTCAGTTTTGTGGAAATGACAAAAAACAATTTTGGTAGTTGGAGACAAGGTTGCatatggaaagagaaaaggctgcatTTGAATTCTAGCTTTGCTACTCTCTCTAGCTGTGTGTCCAAGGGAAAGTTATTTTACCTTTCTGCCGCTCAGTGTACTCATTTGTAAATGGGGATAAAGATTTGGCCACTCCCCTGCACTGCAGCACTGATGTGAAACTAAGATAGTGTCTTTGCATAGTATCTGCCTCTACAGGGGCTAAGTAAATgaaaccatcatcatcattattataagGGGCTTTGTCACTGGAGAGAAGAAAGTGCTCAAGATCTATCTTcttgcaaatctttttttttttttttttttttggccacgtcgcatggcttgcaggatctcagttctttgactagggattgaacccaggccacggcagtgaaagcccggaatcctaaccactagaccaccagggaactccctcttgCAAATCTTTAACTGAACCACAGCTTTCCTCTCCCAGAATTATGATGGTGACCGTGGGAACTATCTCACAGTTTTTGTGTAAGATGTTGATCCTGCCTCAAGTACTGGGAGTAGGATTGCCAGATAAATATATGTAAGCGtgcccagttaaatttaaattttagacaAATAAGTTTTAGTATAAATAGATTCTAAAAATTGCATGGGAcacacttatactaaaaaattcttcattgtttatctgaaattcaaatttaactggggatcctgtatttttatttgctaagtctGATGATCTTAATTAGGAGAGACCTGCCCAAGGAAACGATTATATATGACCAAATAATGAGCTGCTATTAAAAATCACCAAGTGCTATAACGTATAAGTTGTAGGGGTAGTTGTATCAGCTATATATCAAACAACCATAAAATCTCAGTGACATacaacaataagcatttatttagctCAGACGTCTAATAGTTGACTGATCTAGGCTGGGCTCATCTAGGAGGCTTGGCCAATGCAGCTTCATTTCAtgtgtctctcttccttttcttgggGACAGTGGGCTAGCCTTAGCATGCTCTTTTCATGGCAATGGAAGAAGCACAGAGGTCTTGGAATTGGCATACCACCACTTCCATCTTATGCTATTGGCTTTGGCTTTGGCCAAACTCAAAGCCAAAGGATTCAGAAATGTTCTCCATCCTTTTAGTGGGAAGAACTGTGAAGACATAGGGTAAAAAGTATGGATATGGGGCAGTATGAAGAGTTGGGGCCCATAAAGCAATCTACTATTGTAGTAAGACCAACATTAGCTTACAGTTATTGGGCACTAATCATGTTCCAGGTATTGGTAATTTTTCAAggattattttatgtaatttttcagAGCAACCATATGAGTTAGGTACTATGATTGTCTCTGTCTTCCTAGAAGTGGTAACTGAGTTTCAGAAAGGCTAAGTCGCCTGCCCATAGTGACACAGCTAGGATCAGGTGAAGCCAGGACTTAAGCACCAATGTCCCTTTATTAAATCCCTTCCTGCTGGAAATACtgaaagtgttttctgttttcctgactgaACCCTGGCTGATACAGTGGGTATTCAAGGGGAAGAGGTGACCTAAATGCCCAGAGGATTTGCTGGGGGAAATCTGAGTAAGGAGGGAGCAAGGAGCTGCTTGAGGACAGCCCCTCCAGGGAGTATGCAGGGATGTGTGTGAAGGCatgtgtatggtcaggccactcgagatggctgttctcttgctctctgtacgtCCCCTGCTCAACCAGTCCCTGCTTCGCCTGCACGCTACTCACTTGACTATCCGAACCTCTTAATCATAGAACTTAACCAGTAACTGCCTACGTGtttgccccctgccccagctagTGACTGTTCTAATCCTTAGTCCAGAACGGCTCCAAC
Proteins encoded in this window:
- the TMEM247 gene encoding transmembrane protein 247, with product MATEDGKMMEGRGAGESCPTFPKMVPDDPMSEGKSRASLAQEAESPKPDSSYDYLEEMETCEDRGCPGPPKSLSSKAGPATTKGQAGDGPERAELPLAPAAAAPGTPGPQRNAEMELEKVRMEFELKRLKCLHEENERQRQHEEVMEQLQQQATPRLFSGGLQDLLLPQNQFAMFLYCFIFIHIIYVTKEMIFFLFSKHYLFCIAAILLCLIKTLCVEKHVQALY